DNA sequence from the Carassius carassius chromosome 6, fCarCar2.1, whole genome shotgun sequence genome:
ctctcacacagacactctctctctcacacacactcacatgcacacacacacagacactctctcacacactcacatgcacacacacagacacgctctctctcacacagacacactctctctcacacacaaacacacactctgtctctctcacagacacactctctctcacacacactcacatgcgcgcgcacacacacacacacacactgtctctcacacagacacactctctctcacacacacacacacacacacacacagacactctctctctcacacagacacactatctctcacacacactcacatgcgcacagacactctctctctctcatacagacacactctctctcacacacactcacatgcgcacacacacacagacactctctctcacacatacactcacactctctcacacacacactcacactctctcacacacactctcacatgcacacacaaaagacactctctctcacacacacacacactctctctctctctctctctctctctctctctctctctctctctctctctctctctctcacacacacacacacacacacacacacagccaacaaATGTTTTCACAAATATTTGACATTCAATTCATTGAAAtgcccctaaccctaaccctaaccccaccTGTCCATATACATATACAGACTTTTCTattgctgtaataaatcaaaggaGTAAAATCCTGCAACATGATTGCACAGGCATTATATTTGCATATGATTGTCTCTGTTTTATTATtggttgcaaaataaaaaatcaatatgaATTATGTGTACATTGACTTTTATGTATTCTTATGAACTGGTCACTTGTGAGCAAAATGCCATAgattctaaaattaaaaacatcagtgtcAGCATCTGGGGCACTATGATCACGTTAATTATCGTTAAGAACATAGTTCCTGGTGCAATAAtaactaatttatttataatatatcaaatacactgtattccaaaaaaaaaaatacttttaaatatatatgtatatgtgaatataaatatttcttaaatgtgcaataaataataacaatgtaaCAGTTAAGGTGTAATGTAATGCCACATGTAAAATCTGAAATACAAAACTAACAAGTAAGCAAACTGTGCCTCTGTAACAATGGTGACAGAGGCTCATGGATCATGTAGAGCCTTCTGTTATCCAAATCGTCAAAGAATTAGACATGTTGGTGTAAGAAAAAACAATAGACACAGTAGCTCATGATTAGAATgacttttacttatttattattatttttttattacagttttttttcagaCGCTAACAAGCGTTTGTCCAACCAgtttcaacattttcaaaactctaaacacaattAGCACAGCATCGGTCTTTTGTGGCCataccattcacacatttcatgtcgttttcacacaatatgcaatcagtgaacacatttccacaatgcttacattttcttagcagacaagctatacctcccaacaaaattatggattgtttttgtagaatttacgaatgttaacacacaacatcccataatagcaaaaacaatattccaaaccttagatacagtataaaacctctgcttctgcaatgatatcagttcaaaaacaatatatatcagctgataataaacaaacaatttacTGTAATTATTGACAAACAGCTGATTTATGTTGGGTAAATTTGACTAACCACAGCAGATTCCAGTCTGGCTTaggttattttttttctattacattGACACTTATACAGTAAAATTAGGACTTTGAGGAGTGATGTTTttggaaacagaaacagactgTAAAAAGGGGCCCAGGGAGAAGAGCAGgcccagtgagagatgcagtgagaggtgcagtgagaggtgcagtgagaggtgcagtgagaggtgcagtgagaggtgcagtgagaggtgagaggtgcagtgagaggtgcagtgagaggtgcagtgagaggtgcagttagAGAtacagtgagaggtgcagtgagaggtgcagttagaggtgcagtgagaggtgcagttagaggtgcagtgagaggtgcagttagagatacagtgagagatgcagtgagagatgcagtgagaggtgcagtgagaggtgcagtgagaggtgcagttgagatacagtgagagatgcagtgagagatgcagtgagagatgcagtgagaggtgcagtgagagatgcagtgagaagtgcagtgagaggtgcagttagAGGTGCAGTGAgatgcaggtgcagtgagaggtgcagatGCAGTGAGAAGAGCAGGCCCAAAGAGACGGTCGAGGTGTAAGAATGTGTGGTCAATAATGAATGTCAACAATAGCCAGTATTTTGAAACCTGGTGTACTTTGATTGACTGCATGTACCTTGTAAAGTGAAAACAAGTGTTATTCGATTTCCAGTGTTTTGGTGAAGTTAGTGTGTGCAGAGAAAGATGTGTTGTATTTTGAAATGAAGAGTTAgagtatatatttaacaaaatgtgtttttgagaagaaaattaTCCATTTGGGCAATTGTGTTTTGTAGGTGTGagtctgtgttaagagtttagaaaaagtATTTGAAGTATGGGTAAGCGCTtgttagcaattgaaaaaaactgtaataaaaaataactgtgtgtgtttgagtgtgtgtgagagagagtgtgtctgtgtgagagagagagggtgtctgtgtgtgtggcatgtgagagtgtgtgtgagagagagtgtgtctgtgtgagagagagagtgcgtctgTGTgcacatgtgagtgtgtgtgtgagagagagtgtgtgtgagagagagtgtgtctgtgtgagagagacagagtgtgtgtgtgcgcatgtgagtgtgtgtgagagagagtgtgtctttgtgagagagagtgtctgtgtgtgtgtgcatgtgagtgtgtgtgagagagagtgtgtctgtgtgagagagagagtgtgtgtgtgcgcatgtgagtgtgtgtgagagagagtgtgtctgtgtgagagagacagagtgtgtgtgtgtgcatgtgagtgtgtgtgagagagagtgtgtctgtgtgagagagacagagtgtgtgtgtgtgtgtgcgcatgtgagtgtgtgtgagagagagtgtgtctgtgtgagagagagtgtgtctgtgtgagagagagtgtgtctgtgtgagagagtgtgtctgtgtgagagagagtgtgtctgtgtgagagagactgagtgtgtgtgtgtgtgcgcatgtgagtgtgtgtgagagagagtgtgtctgtgtgtgtgcgcaaaaTTCAAGAGTCTGATTTTGGGAAGATGATGAATCCAATGCTTCCAATGTTTGTGCTAAAACTTTAAAACTCTTCTTCAGAAAGGTCTGGACTGCTGTTGTCCTCACTCTCCTCTTCAACATCTTCCTCCAGCGTAAAGAAGGAAGGGTCTGTGTTGACACTGCCATAGGTGCTGGTGACTGCTGCAAGTTTTTGCTGCAGAATGTGGCGCTTGTGTAAGATGCAGCAGTATAGCCCCCTGTGTCCCTCTTCGGTCAGCTCTCTAGGCGGATCTAAAGTAAAAAGTGAAGAAAATTGACAACAATAATTAGGCAGCATttcataaaaacacaaaacaaacaaaaaaataatatagctAGCAAGAATTGTGATTTTTAGATTTGAAGCAATATTCACAGGAAACTATAACATCCTGCTTAGTGGCATCAAcatatttttacatatacattttacataaaaaacatttatcgtACATACTATGGATCTTGATGTCCTCTTTAGTCTCCCGAAGGAGACTGTCCAGTTTGTCCAAAGTTTTTTTTAGATGTTGATAATGCTGAGTCATCTCCTTTACAATTATCATCTTCTCCTCATCCATGCGCCTGACCAGCATGACTTGGTCAAACAGTCGCCTCTTCAAGCGGAGACTCactactatttttgaaaataaaagtggagggaaacatttttttaaacactaacACACAACATATTCAGCTTTACGTCTTTAACAGTGTTCTTTATTAGACATTATTAGGCAATATTATTAGGCAATATTATTTTGTgagaataatataatattaataataatattaataaagaactttatttatacataaagaaaatgtataaGGGTAGTAATATAGATAATATCCTAACTATATAATCTCTAAGTATGCATAAAAATGCAGCCAATACACGTAACTGACAACAACTGAAACATCACACTACAATTTAACAGAAAGTTAAAGAAATGCTCATCCCAGTATTAAGATACGTGTTTTTTTATTCAAGACATATTGAATAATGTAGGATATCTAATTTGTAGGCAGATTTATTTCATGCTTGGGTTGGATTTAGCTATTTCAGGATATATATGGATTTCATCCTAAATGTGTTTGGTTATTGTagctcttatttaaaaaaaagtgatgaCCACTACTAGTATAGAATGTGTGTTACAGGAGTATCCTGTAACACAGGATATGTGTGTTATCAGATTATCACTATGTCTTCATATGGGAACATTACAGATAATATTTGAGATTACAACAGAATATATAATGTGTTATTCTTTACTGTATGTTGCACCTAATTTTACTGGGCGGCAGTGTTAAattgcacaaaaacacaacacattaCTTACCATCTCCTTGTGCTTCCCAAGGCAGAATAAAATCATCAGAGAGACTGCATGCTGCTTCGGTGTCAATTTTCTCTTCACAGTCAGGAATGGTGTTGTACAGCACTATCTTCTCTCTGAGTGTCTTTTTTAGCTCACCAAGTCTCCTCCGTTTGCGTTGCCTTGTTTGGTTGCTGTCTGTAAGGTAAAAAAAATGATGAGaacaaaaacaattacaaaatgcAAGTTGAATGATGTAGTAGCAAATACCATTTTGCCGATACAGATCATGCTTCTTTCTTCGGATGGAATAAATAATCTCATCGATTTCTCTCTGGAGCTCTTCCTGGCTTTTGTGAGTACTGTGTCTCTCTtgaaaaacacaaacaagcaAAGTTGACCATTACAGAAAACACAGTATCACTACAAAAATGTAGACTAATGTATGGAAATAAAGAACCAATTTATACACCAGTGATTATATGACATACCAGTGGCTGCCCATTGCTTGACATCACACACCCACCGATCTGCATCCTCCATAGATATGTTTAACTCCTGCTTGAGACTCTCAAGATTGGCTGCTTCTATTTCTGCTCTCTGTGtagtctattaaaaaaataaaaatgactgaaaacaCATTATCACTACAAAATTAACCACAAATGCCCCTGAAACAAATGCAGGGGAGAGCGTGatcacagccccccccccccccccccccccactgccAGTTATGCAGTCAAGATTctacatttggggaattcgcagggatCAGCACAGCCCGAGTGCAATGGATAACCCACTTTCTTGATTACAGTGTCTCCTCTGCCATATAAGTAAACAACTAATAATTTTTTAACGTTTGATTAATACTCACTAATCAACATGTGTCTAAGGTCAGTATTCAAAGCTGCATAAAATACGAATGTATGTCAAAATACATCCATCTATGGAACCGCTTGGAACCGTGCAGTCtcgatgataaagacaattcagtaggcctagcctatatgtcttgttgttgactcaacatatatacagaccagcaaatatgaacgtgcattatgaaatgcattaagtgattttaaaaggatcaactccgtacagTCAGGCAGACGATTACAGAACGCATtgtgttaaattgtacattaaacgttttcctcctatagaaaatcattataaataaaacacataatgtattttaatggacaaagacagtgatataaacgagttgtagacagtttattctatatggaaaaatgcttaacgcgaaactttgcatgttgcgtttattctgggctcacctgcttgcctgtacatattagttatgtattttaataatgtagagaagcatattgagtttggcctttatcatcttaaACCATTATGCCACACTTTGccgtatgtgaggaaaatactatatgcatattcattaaaataatgaactatttaatttgatattttaatagcatcttaatacattaagccatgttaagtgtttatgtttttctacgggaggaaaacgcttagcgagagaatttgcgcaagcgttcatattttggtgttctggccacggatttgccggtcttgtctttttcttgaaggaccctgtacgttaaagtactaaattaggtttaatcgtttaatcaccaccacagcttcttgtctccattggcaacacgcacgatttgtgtcgattgcaagtgtgGTGAAGTGAGTGACTCGTTGCCACGTCACCCTCATTACATATATGGCCAATAGGGTTCTGCCCCTTGGGGTATATAGACTCTTTGGATGCTCCCTGGGATACGTCATTGAAAGCCCGCCCCTTTGTCATTCATTCCAAGAGACCGTGGAGGTATGTGTGTTAGCCGTGTAGCCGGTTGTTTTGATGTTAGTATTAAGTGATGTTTCATTGTGCCTTCATCTGTATCTGTTTAGTGTGACACTCGGCCATCGAGGCTGTGCACGTTCTCGTGGCGACactcacattgtggtaagttctaatgttagtttttaactttgtgtagtttgtttgtttgagcgACCTGCAATGCGTTTTAGTGTGGCGTGCCTTCGGTCTCCCACTGGTGTGACGTCTCCTCATAGCTGCGTCGGAGTATCAGCTGTTTATTGACTCACTAACATCAAATGACTGTCATATGATTTCCGTGTGCCTGTGATTGTTTGTGTGCGCGCGCCGAAATTGAatcagggtgagtacatttacgATCGTTTCTTTTAATCTGCAACTGTTTTTAATTAGATAGTTAATGAATATTTGTGTTTAGGAGTTCTCTTTTGCCCGTGTTAAAGCCAGGCTGAGCAGCTACTTTAGCAACTTGCTGTCAGCAATCCATGCTTCATTGAGCCACGTTTGCTGCTTTGTGGAAGCTGAATATCACTGCTGGACTCCACTTTATCTATTGCTCAggcaatatgttgtttatgttgtatgAATGTGGCTGGTTTTGTTACCAGTCCTTAGCCGCATGATCATCACTGTTAAATACCTGTGATTTATTACATGGAGTGATAATTAGCCTACCAAACTGGTCCCATCATTTGTGTAGGTTGGACTGATTGTGTGATTTTTGTGTTGTGACCGTTTgaatggtttatatttattttctttgtctttattatagGTGACTATTTATCTTATaacttgatttttgttttcattatttgtctcattgtgatttggtttatctctaatcatttctatatttatttcttttctgtattCTGCAGGAGCTGGGTTTTCCTGGAGGCAGGCTGGTGGTTTTAGCTGCAGGCCTTCACCCTAAGTAGGGGTTATAAGTGTGGTGTGACTTTTTTATCACTATTTTGTAGTGGAGTGATTCTTCAAAGTGTGTTTGATTGCCATATGCAGCTATAGCTAGCCTGCTTCTCTGTGGTCTCAGCCCCTGCAGTGatcatattctttttgttttggttgcctttttgattacgaaatgacacaattgattgtgttatttgtttaattgctttctttaataaaaattgccTGTTTCAATGTGAACTCACGTCTCTTGCCTCTCCTGAGTAAACGGACTTGTGTcctatttattagattatttccccggtaattcggggtggcgtagtcactaCTAGACGGCCACGTATTGCTACACAAGTGTCGCAGGTTGCAGAGAgggcaagtagcgattgcaagtgacattgtaatttagtttattttttcttgtcttcgccacctgtatactgttataaaatgttgggaaattcaaacaaaaagtaataaaaaattcaactaattaaaaaaataaagactgcacgTGATGTcaccagggccggccctgaccaatttgctgccctaggcaagagtttacctggcgccccatgcatcacagcccatttcaccctgtcattgtgttcatgattaagcatacatatatatatacacacacacacacacacacacacacattacagcagaactgtttccaacactcataataaatcatcatattagaatgatttctaaaggatcatgtgatggatgtcacatgtgacactgaagaatggagtaatgatgctgaaaattcagctttgcatcacagaaataaatgataatttaaagtataataaattgaaaacaaattattttaaattgtaataatatatcacaatattacatttctttctgtatttttgatcaaataaatgcaggcttgatgagcagaagaaacttctttcaaaaacattaaaaatagtaatgtttccaaacttttggcctgtactgtatccccccaaaactgcacaactgtagagtaaaacattaataaaaaagtgataataaaaaatgcgtcttaaaactgacatgattgtacaaaatcacagtctggggactcagaactcagaacaactgctaacattaagtttaaggtaaaaataactgccatgaaattatagtatcttactcctatgcaataaattgttctttcactacatctctttacatctgtctttatcctcttctctttctttttggcactgtatctatcgcagactatgctcatttataatgtgtcatgtaaattcggccttccgtcacaatcaggaaactttcaccgtgtctagaactggcgcgagctgccaggcccgtttctacgagctgtgtgttaacaaaagcagtgctgtctacattggatgcggcatcaggcacgctacacaacaaattaccaacaactttTGGTAACTTTtggtttctgacgcacttcaagcactcgatgggcgggggaagattgaagagccggacttgtttttttttttttttgctttatttggtagtatttcgaattaatggtttttaaatagtagcctattattattataaaaaaaaaaaaaaaaaaaaattcactcgttcactcattctggcgcccctatggattagtggcgcccttagcatttgcctatacagcctatgccgcgggccggccctggatgtcactagcggaagtgcaaatgtctgagagtgcaattgcaagtctgcagccagaccctcttgataTCTTCTGGTTCATCTGTTTTCTCACAAAATGTTTGtctttcattcattattcatCAAAAATGTTACTCTCATATTAAGATTTGTATTGACAAATCTAGCATTCAGCGACGATTAAGAATTAATTTAGAGGACAAGAttgtttcaaaataattgtcagcGCCATCTATTGAAAAGAAAGGTTTTGACAAGATGTtgctaaaataacattaatattacttctatgcatttggcagacactttcatTCAAAGCAACTTACTGTATATTTCTTGAGTGCTAaacatttgatcagttcatgcatttcaGGGGAGTCAAACCCTTTGGTGTCATTTTGGTGTTTAACTTTGGTTTTGATAGTGCCATTCTCTTCTACTCTTTGAGCTTCAGAAATAGTAAGTGATTTTTTACAGGGTACCTCACAGAAAGTGTTTCTTGACAGATATCAGTGGAATATGTGTCCTGAGATATCTCTACTTGCCTCTGACAGCCCTACAGGCTttgtaaacagtaaaaataaatctgACCACAGGGTGCAGTCGTTTGACCAATCACAAGATATTGAGGTGTTTGCTGCCTGTCAGTCATTTTAAGTATTCGGGTTCATTTTAAGTGTAGCTGACGTCTATGGAAGCCAGAGTTTTTGGATAGATGGGGTAGTCTAATTCAGACTGGCAGAATTGAGTGAAATGGCTAATAGCACTTTTACATTGTTAAAGTAAAAATTTCTTTAGGAATAAAAGTGACCTCAAAACCTAGTTTCAGTCTTACAGTATGTTTCATTTATGATCATATTCAGCTGGATGAACTAGCTTCTTTCTGAATGCCCACTTTTCccttatgctttttttttcttcccccacTTGACGCAGTCTGAGACTCATTTATGAGGTAAAAGTATAGATGGGTTCCTTTTTATGTGATGCATGATCTAAATGAAGTACTTTTAAAACCTGATAAAAACCTTTGTTTTTACTTGTttaagttttaattaattttagtgaGTGAGTTTTACTTTTAAATTGTGGTATGGCAACCGGTATGGACCTTTTCCCACCATTTGTTAATGTACTGAATATCTCTACTTTTATCTCTACATTTCTGCTGACTTGTATTTAACTGCATATTGaaacaaaaattaatattttttttctcctagtCTCTCATAGTTAGACTTTTGCCTGCCTGCTATAGTGAATGGTTTATTAAACCCTACAAATCAGAAAATATGTATTGACTTTGTGATCATAATGTCTGTCCTTTCAACAAGTTGTAAGTGTAGATTATATTTTACAAGTATAACTTAGAAAACGAAATGGAATATACATGCATGACAAAATCTAGCATACTTGTGCTTCAAACTAAACTCTAAAGTCACTAATGAAATTATTATTCctttaaattgtataatatatattcaacCCTAGACCAGCAGCTGCAGGCCACAACAAGCCGTGCTGTGATCCAGTGCTTCATCTAGTCTCTTCTTAGCTGTGCTCACCTCAGTGAGCTGGAGAAATACAGTCTTCCCCTCTGTGGTCTGGTCAAGCAATCAGCCTGACATCTTTCTTAAAGCCAAAATGCTTCAACTACTCGCATTAAGCATTGCTCAGCTCCTGGCACTGGCTTCAAAACTCTCCTACCCCAAGTCCCCagccatttttatttcaaagcttTAGGAATTCatgaaattggaaaaaaaattaaagtgcttGTATAAAACAGCTATAAAGCACGCGGCCTTGGCTGCCCACTTAGCACTGGAATAAGATGAAATACTTTCTGTTTTTGCACATCAAAACACTGTGGGCTATACTTGAGTTCCCCGGTTAGTTTCTGAATTCAGTCTGTGATTAGACAATGTGCGTTTACATCGGTGGCAAAAGCATCAGAGCCTGATCACATCCTGTTTCAAAGCGCCTTGTTGCCCGCTAGTTGTTGCATGCTAATGCAATTTAACCTCTACACACATCCATGCTGATTTCATCAAGCAGCAAAACACCCTGGATGCAATTTAATAAAGATGCAAAAGGAACACCAGTTTGTCTCTCAAAGGTGACACTTCTGAAAACATGAAATAGTGAGAGGGCTTCCATCATCTTGCCTCAAGGATATCAttcatcttttactcaccctctcACTTTAGCCTCGTCTCTCTCCCTGTGATATCCTGAGCTAATTTGATGGTGCATTTTGCAGTCTAGTCAATGATTAAGGCATTTCCATTCATCATGGTTCTGGCGAGGGTTCCCAAGGCTTGTTGTTCGCCTGTGAAAAGAAAGCAATAGCATTGCATCAATGCGACAGTTTTTCATTATATACAGTTTACTTACCATCACTTATCCATCCACATGATGAGCTCGTCAGTCATGTGGCAGGGAGGCAGATCTCATCACTTCATGAAATTAGATTAGCACCATTTCCTTGCCAACTTCtcactctgtaaaaaaaaacaatacaacaacaatgtcaaaataaatgcaaatgtatctTTGATCTAGAGAGTCA
Encoded proteins:
- the LOC132141977 gene encoding uncharacterized protein LOC132141977, which encodes MEDADRWVCDVKQWAATERHSTHKSQEELQREIDEIIYSIRRKKHDLYRQNDSNQTRQRKRRRLGELKKTLREKIVLYNTIPDCEEKIDTEAACSLSDDFILPWEAQGDVVSLRLKRRLFDQVMLVRRMDEEKMIIVKEMTQHYQHLKKTLDKLDSLLRETKEDIKIHNPPRELTEEGHRGLYCCILHKRHILQQKLAAVTSTYGSVNTDPSFFTLEEDVEEESEDNSSPDLSEEEF